The Juglans microcarpa x Juglans regia isolate MS1-56 chromosome 2S, Jm3101_v1.0, whole genome shotgun sequence genome has a window encoding:
- the LOC121251958 gene encoding pentatricopeptide repeat-containing protein PPR5 homolog, chloroplastic isoform X2 gives MSCCFTHECHIQVFRWMQKQRWYVADNGVYSKLISVMGKKGQIRMAMWLFSEMRNSGCRPDTSVYNALITAHLHSQDKAKALGKALGYFEKMKGIEWCKPNTVTYNILLRAFAQARNVEQVNALFKDLHESIVSPDIYTYNGLMDAYGKNGMIREMESVLSRMKSNQCKPDIITFNLLIDSYGKKQEFDKMEQVFKSLLHSKEKPTLATFSSMIINYGKARLREKAENIFQKMKNMGYTPSFITCESLIMMYGLCDCVSRARDIFDGMVQSGKEMKVSTLNAMLDVYCMNGLPMEADMLFKSAKGLGIVPNSSTYKLLYKAYTKANTKELLQNLLEHMDRDGIVPNKRFFLEALGVFRSLQAGMETATATTVVGSPLGRSKT, from the coding sequence ATGAGTTGTTGCTTCACTCACGAATGCCACATTCAGGTGTTCAGATGGATGCAGAAACAAAGGTGGTATGTTGCTGATAATGGTGTTTATTCGAAATTAATATCAGTTATGGGAAAGAAAGGCCAAATCCGAATGGCTATGTGGCTTTTCTCTGAGATGCGTAACAGTGGGTGCCGGCCTGACACTTCTGTATACAATGCACTCATAACAGCGCACCTACACTCACAGGACAAAGCAAAAGCTTTGGGCAAGGCACTTGGGTACTTTGAAAAGATGAAAGGGATTGAATGGTGTAAACCAAACACTGTAACATACAACATTCTTTTGAGAGCTTTTGCTCAAGCTCGAAATGTTGAGCAAGTCAATGCTTTGTTTAAAGATCTTCATGAGAGCATTGTTTCCCCTGATATTTATACGTATAACGGCTTGATGGATGCATATGGGAAAAATGGGATGATCAGAGAAATGGAATCTGTACTTTCTCGCATGAAAAGTAATCAGTGTAAGCCTGATATAATCACTTTTAATTTGCTGATTGATTCGTATGGGAAGAAGCAAGAATTTGATAAGATGGAACAAGTGTTCAAGAGCTTACTGCATTCCAAGGAGAAACCAACACTGGCTACATTTAGCTCCATGATAATTAATTATGGGAAGGCGCGTCTCCGGGAGAAAGCAGAAAATATCTtccaaaagatgaaaaatatgggATATACCCCTAGCTTCATCACTTGTGAGAGTCTAATCATGATGTACGGGTTGTGTGATTGTGTTTCCAGGGCTAGGGACATTTTTGACGGAATGGTTCAAtctgggaaggaaatgaaggttTCTACCCTTAATGCCATGCTCGATGTTTACTGTATGAATGGTTTGCCCATGGAAGCTGATATGCTTTTCAAGAGTGCCAAAGGCTTAGGTATTGTTCCCAATTCGTCAACATATAAACTTCTCTATAAGGCTTACACCAAAGCCAACACGAAGGAGCTTTTACAGAATTTGTTGGAGCATATGGACAGAGATGGGATTGTCCCTAATAAGAGATTCTTCTTGGAGGCTTTGGGAGTGTTTCGGTCTTTACAAGCAGGTATGGAGACTGCAACTGCCACAACCGTTGTCGGCAGCCCACTGGGTCGTTCAAAAACATAG